In Verrucomicrobiota bacterium, one DNA window encodes the following:
- a CDS encoding CRISPR-associated ring nuclease, whose product MNRSPSLLISLGQSQAIVPEAFLLEGAAFDSVHVITTQNTKVDFILSWFADCHPHVKLHITRVEDFVDLTSEHDHFNFEEVLYRWILDTRTRPKDRYICLSGGFKTMSAAMQKAAAVLGAAEVFHVLADAVYPDNNGRKQPASTVEQIGDSLKNRHFHWIRLGPESGWPQMKSVLSFDYPLDIVKEQGDVRLAKTPDQSFRTHIKHIVERSHRIAGAWERLSVLPFSCLATWSEADLTW is encoded by the coding sequence ATGAATCGCTCCCCCTCCCTTCTCATTTCTCTTGGTCAATCTCAGGCGATTGTGCCAGAGGCATTCTTGCTTGAGGGAGCAGCCTTCGATTCTGTTCATGTCATCACGACGCAAAATACAAAAGTGGATTTTATCCTGAGTTGGTTTGCCGACTGTCATCCTCATGTAAAATTACACATCACCCGCGTCGAAGACTTCGTTGATTTGACCAGTGAGCACGATCACTTCAATTTTGAGGAGGTTCTTTACCGATGGATTCTGGACACGAGAACCCGGCCGAAGGATCGTTATATCTGTCTGTCCGGGGGGTTCAAGACCATGTCCGCCGCCATGCAAAAAGCCGCCGCCGTACTGGGGGCCGCCGAAGTGTTCCATGTTTTGGCGGATGCTGTTTATCCTGACAACAATGGAAGAAAACAGCCAGCCAGTACGGTAGAACAAATTGGTGACTCCTTAAAAAATCGTCATTTCCATTGGATTCGTCTTGGACCCGAATCAGGGTGGCCTCAAATGAAGTCTGTACTGTCCTTCGATTACCCATTGGATATTGTGAAGGAGCAGGGAGATGTCCGTTTGGCAAAAACTCCGGACCAGAGTTTTCGCACACATATAAAACACATTGTCGAGCGGTCACACCGCATTGCGGGGGCGTGGGAACGTTTGTCGGTACTCCCGTTCTCATGTTTGGCTACATGGTCAGAAGCAGATTTGACCTGG
- the cmr6 gene encoding type III-B CRISPR module RAMP protein Cmr6, with protein sequence MIKPFQSTIEKSLLSDKNCDSWSLYLDKFSCYYGITLDDRGREQDETKANRLKDAIKFYDSEQQASCLTDAVKSKLNYFDHLKSQHESRYGSIELVNSTRLMVHLGRACVLENVGLYTDRTTGLPMIPGTAVKGVLSTWACWEQNQDKLQSGKHSDADKKRKDMAFQIFGDNSSEGSESAGEVVFLGGFPKSVPILELDLVNPHTEANGRNMERLTPNPFLTIASGSMWVFPFYVRSGADDPVSLLNQTKTWMTEALTQYGIGAKVAAGYGQFRLPNQDDQKHQQEKAEEAKLIAVVAQKQAEEKNQRQKQQAENKAKMDSDYNEKSFENILKMRTSKGLWQNLKQEIEKLKKTENASWLEKFKKTSEGKDYKDLRKMEWYPK encoded by the coding sequence ATGATCAAGCCATTTCAATCTACCATTGAGAAATCACTTTTGTCTGACAAGAATTGTGATTCGTGGAGCCTGTATCTCGATAAATTTTCATGCTATTATGGAATAACCCTTGATGACAGAGGACGTGAACAAGATGAGACCAAGGCGAATCGTCTTAAAGATGCTATTAAGTTCTATGATTCCGAACAGCAAGCGAGTTGTCTCACCGATGCCGTCAAATCAAAGCTCAACTATTTCGATCATCTTAAGTCCCAACATGAGAGCCGCTACGGTAGCATTGAACTAGTGAACTCCACTCGCCTAATGGTGCACTTGGGTCGGGCATGTGTCCTTGAAAATGTCGGGCTTTATACGGACCGGACCACAGGTTTGCCGATGATTCCGGGCACAGCCGTGAAAGGGGTGCTGAGTACTTGGGCCTGTTGGGAACAGAATCAGGACAAATTACAGAGTGGGAAACATTCGGATGCTGACAAAAAACGCAAAGACATGGCGTTTCAAATTTTTGGAGACAATTCATCTGAGGGTAGTGAATCTGCTGGAGAAGTTGTTTTCCTTGGAGGATTTCCTAAAAGTGTGCCGATTCTTGAGCTTGATTTGGTAAATCCGCACACAGAGGCAAATGGAAGGAATATGGAACGATTAACTCCTAATCCCTTTTTGACTATTGCGTCGGGAAGCATGTGGGTATTTCCGTTTTATGTTCGTTCTGGAGCTGATGACCCAGTCAGTTTATTGAACCAGACAAAAACTTGGATGACTGAAGCTCTCACCCAATACGGCATCGGTGCAAAAGTCGCTGCCGGGTATGGGCAATTCCGTCTGCCTAATCAAGATGACCAAAAGCATCAGCAGGAAAAGGCAGAAGAAGCAAAGCTCATTGCCGTTGTAGCCCAAAAGCAAGCGGAGGAAAAAAATCAGAGGCAGAAGCAGCAAGCCGAGAATAAAGCCAAGATGGACTCAGACTATAATGAGAAAAGCTTTGAAAATATTTTAAAAATGAGGACTTCAAAAGGTTTATGGCAGAATTTGAAACAAGAAATTGAAAAACTCAAGAAAACTGAAAATGCCTCGTGGCTTGAAAAATTCAAAAAAACCTCGGAAGGCAAAGACTACAAAGACTTGCGCAAAATGGAGTGGTATCCCAAATGA
- a CDS encoding type III-B CRISPR module-associated protein Cmr5 gives MQTLAQIRARNALGQKIAKGQKEGNVLSGFSTLVKIDGLLAALAFSCEKNKNGEIKHKGEYFICEAIAAHLKDEQIRITGRILPRELAEELASGDATKLRRATAEALAYLNYLKRFAS, from the coding sequence ATGCAAACACTGGCACAAATCAGGGCGAGGAACGCTTTAGGACAAAAAATCGCAAAAGGGCAAAAAGAGGGGAATGTTTTAAGTGGCTTTTCGACCTTGGTCAAAATCGATGGATTACTTGCGGCGCTAGCATTCTCTTGCGAGAAAAATAAAAATGGGGAGATAAAACATAAGGGTGAGTATTTCATTTGCGAGGCCATAGCGGCCCATCTGAAGGACGAACAGATTAGAATCACTGGTAGAATTTTACCGAGAGAATTGGCCGAGGAGTTGGCATCTGGAGACGCCACAAAATTGCGGCGGGCCACTGCGGAAGCCCTCGCATACCTGAACTATTTAAAACGTTTCGCATCTTGA
- the cmr4 gene encoding type III-B CRISPR module RAMP protein Cmr4, which produces MSQMKQHLVTFYTRTPLHVGCGTSVDVVDLPIMRERITGFPVIPATSLKGVLLQRAREVFDSGENARNKIIIPEEAKLLFGAVEKDDKNKEISNAGCVQIMEAKILAFPVRSLSGCFAWLTCPAALERFKRDTGKTFEIPKVEKDQVVAGTELKIGDQVVLEEYALKNQGGDAKSIIAALQSLTDDPLWTGKIESCLAVVHDENFQHFVQTCTEVVTRIAIDPSTRTNSQGALFNQENVPCETLFYSVITTLPPRRTGTTIDEADKHLVDLLGQKQVLQIGGDETTGHGQCSVKHSALEVK; this is translated from the coding sequence ATGAGTCAAATGAAACAGCATCTTGTCACGTTTTACACACGCACTCCGCTTCATGTCGGCTGCGGCACATCTGTCGACGTGGTTGATCTCCCGATCATGCGCGAACGGATCACCGGGTTCCCCGTCATTCCTGCCACCAGCTTGAAAGGCGTCCTGCTCCAAAGAGCGAGGGAAGTCTTTGACTCAGGTGAAAACGCGAGAAACAAAATCATTATTCCCGAGGAAGCCAAACTGCTTTTCGGGGCTGTTGAGAAGGACGATAAAAACAAGGAAATCTCCAATGCCGGCTGTGTCCAGATTATGGAAGCAAAAATACTGGCTTTCCCTGTTCGCTCTCTTTCCGGATGTTTTGCTTGGCTGACCTGTCCTGCGGCTTTGGAACGTTTTAAACGAGATACGGGAAAAACATTCGAGATTCCAAAAGTCGAAAAAGATCAGGTTGTCGCGGGGACGGAACTAAAAATCGGTGACCAGGTTGTTTTGGAGGAATACGCCTTGAAAAATCAGGGGGGCGACGCGAAATCGATTATTGCTGCATTACAATCACTTACTGACGATCCGTTGTGGACTGGAAAGATAGAAAGTTGTTTGGCAGTGGTTCATGACGAAAACTTCCAACACTTCGTGCAAACTTGCACTGAGGTCGTGACGCGAATTGCCATTGATCCCTCAACAAGAACCAATAGCCAAGGGGCTCTCTTTAACCAAGAAAATGTTCCATGCGAAACATTGTTCTATTCGGTTATCACCACGCTCCCCCCACGCAGGACTGGCACCACAATTGATGAAGCTGACAAACACCTCGTTGACTTATTGGGCCAGAAACAAGTCCTTCAAATTGGCGGTGACGAAACAACCGGCCATGGTCAATGTTCTGTCAAACACTCTGCTTTGGAGGTCAAATAA
- a CDS encoding type III-B CRISPR module-associated Cmr3 family protein, which translates to MTTRDLLIEPTDILFFRDAIPMSAGQGQGGGVRLPLPSTMHGAFRASLHLDSGTSVTGRNQQGRPKDAPRGEHVDFSQYQQQKTIASARYQSLQLQGPLPWHKDYGLLFPIPLDLCWNKDKIPEEALKLLEKSSVDKPLTHIPVSPVPPQKAGESGWWTTKQYEAYLKGDFSIDLKPIPTGDLWQAEYRVGVEISPETYGSVEGQLYASNVMRFDEKTSLWSRAILKNPKNDETGEFTKLQWLLLGGERRLARLQNLESNKTVLPEAVKLRENGPWLIKWVLVTPSIFIGGYMPGWIVDGDVMLQLTENGEKQPIKAKLISHCVGKPMTISGRDLMGEHPKPTRLAVAPGAVYYFKCESLEDARKLTTALHWKPRSDFEGEKGFGYGFCGRAEVIK; encoded by the coding sequence ATGACCACAAGGGATTTACTTATTGAACCGACGGATATTCTTTTTTTCCGAGATGCTATCCCAATGTCAGCGGGTCAGGGTCAGGGCGGCGGTGTCCGCCTTCCTCTCCCTTCGACGATGCATGGGGCGTTTCGCGCCAGTCTCCATTTGGATTCTGGCACTTCGGTGACGGGACGCAATCAACAAGGTCGTCCGAAAGATGCCCCCCGGGGTGAACATGTGGATTTCAGCCAGTACCAGCAACAAAAAACGATTGCCTCTGCACGATATCAGTCACTCCAACTTCAAGGACCTCTGCCATGGCATAAGGATTATGGACTGCTTTTCCCGATCCCTCTGGACCTGTGCTGGAATAAAGATAAAATCCCGGAGGAAGCCTTAAAACTCCTCGAAAAATCATCTGTGGACAAACCACTAACACATATTCCTGTTAGTCCTGTTCCTCCTCAAAAAGCGGGAGAATCGGGTTGGTGGACGACCAAACAATACGAGGCATATTTGAAAGGTGATTTCTCAATTGATTTGAAACCAATCCCTACTGGCGACCTCTGGCAGGCGGAATATCGTGTCGGAGTAGAAATATCACCAGAGACTTATGGATCTGTTGAAGGACAGCTTTATGCGTCAAACGTCATGCGATTTGATGAAAAGACAAGCCTCTGGTCGCGAGCCATACTCAAGAATCCCAAAAATGATGAAACGGGTGAATTCACCAAGCTCCAATGGCTCCTTCTTGGAGGTGAACGTCGACTAGCACGCCTACAGAACCTTGAGAGTAACAAGACTGTTCTGCCAGAAGCCGTAAAACTAAGAGAAAATGGACCATGGCTGATCAAGTGGGTTCTGGTCACTCCCTCGATCTTCATCGGAGGCTACATGCCGGGCTGGATTGTAGATGGTGATGTCATGCTTCAACTCACCGAAAACGGTGAGAAACAACCGATCAAAGCAAAACTGATCAGTCATTGTGTTGGTAAACCGATGACCATTTCCGGACGTGATCTGATGGGAGAACATCCCAAACCTACCCGCTTGGCGGTTGCACCGGGAGCCGTTTATTACTTTAAATGCGAGAGTCTGGAAGATGCCCGCAAGCTTACCACCGCTCTCCACTGGAAACCCCGCTCCGATTTCGAGGGGGAAAAGGGCTTCGGTTACGGATTTTGCGGTAGGGCAGAGGTCATCAAATGA